Part of the Leptospira langatensis genome is shown below.
AACGTCCTGGGGGATCTTGGAACTCAAATGGTTCTTCTCCTCCGGATTAAAATCCAAGACTTCCGAAGGAGGAATGGAATCCTCCAAAACGATCCATGATATCATCCGCAATCTAGTCAAAGAAGAAGATCCCGAAAATCCTCTCTCAGACCAAGACATTGTAGAGAAAATAGAAAGCAAGGGGATCGAGATCGCCAGAAGAACTGTGGCAAAGTACAGAAAGATCTTAAAGATCCTTCCTTCCAACCAAAGAAAAAAAGTCAAATCCCTAGAAGCGAGATAATCGAATGTCCGTACCCGGAATTAATGTCTCCAATATTCTCAAAGATCATCCCGAACTAGGACTGCAATTAATAGCTGGCGAGAACGGTTTACAAAATAGGATCCATAGTTCGGAGATCAACCGTCCGGGTCTTTCTCTCACCGGCTTCTACGAAAGCTTCGCGCATGATCGTATCCAGATCTTCGGAAAAGGAGAATGGGCCTATATCTCTTCCAAGCAAGGACAGGATCTGGAGAATCTTGCTTCCGAGTTCTTTCATTTCCATTTGAATTGCATCATCTTCACTCATGGAAACACCCCTCCTCCTATCTTTGTGGAATATTGCAATCGATTGAATATTCCTCTCTTGGGTTCGGATGTTTCCACTCATAAGTTTATCACTCTCATCTCGCAGATCCTGGATAGAAGCCTCGCTCCTCGCACGATGAGGCATGGGGTGCTCATCGAAGTATTCGGAATAGGGATCCTTCTCTCGGGCAAAAGCGGAGTGGGAAAGAGTGAAACTGCATTAGAACTGATCGAGAGAGGACATCGCTTGGTTGCGGACGATATGGTAGAGATCCGAAGACTTTCCGAGAGCTATCTCATCGGGACATGCTCCGATCTTCTTCGTCACCATATGGAGATCAGAGGATTAGGGATCTTGAATATTAAGGATATCTTCGGGATCGGTTCCGTACGAGATCATAAACTCATAGAGCTCATTATCAATTTGGAAGAATGGACCGAAGAAAAGGAATTCGATCGTACCGGTTTAGAGAACAGAACGGAAGAAGTGCTTGGTGTGAATATCCCTTTGATCAAACTTCCGGTCCGTCCAGGAAGGAATATCCCTATCATCGTTGAGACTGCCGCAATGAACCAACGATTAAAGAAATTAGGAAAGAACGCGGCAGCTGAATTCAGTCAGAAATTAAATATATATTTGCAGCAAGGGAAAGTTGAAAGAAATCCACCTCAAAATTAACGAAAACAGTTCCGGTATGCATGCTCGTCCCGCATCGGTATTTGTAAACTGCGCGGCAAAGTATTCCTGCGATGTATTGGTCTCCAAAGACGGAGTAGAAGTGAACGGAAAGAGTATCATGGGACTCATGATGTTGGCCCTGGCACCTGGACAAGAATTCTCGATCAAAACCGAAGGAGCCCAAGAAGAGGAGGCTGCTTCTGCGCTAGCCAAATTAGTGGAAGGCGATTTTGCAGTATGAGCTGGTTCCCATTCCGGAACGAAGAGAATAGATACTATCTAAGAGACCTATTCATACTCTCCGGAGTGATCTGTATTGCGATCATACTCGCAGAGCTGATCTCTTTTCGGAATTCCAGCGGTATAGCATTCGTAGATCGAGTACTGATCTACGTTTATTATACTGTTCCTTTAGTCATTCTATTCCTAACGGTTTCCTATGTTTATAGGAACCGACGTAATCTGGAAACCGGAAGATTGCGTAGCTCTATCCGATACCGATTGTCTCTCTCTTTTCTATTCATCGCGATGCTTCCTTCATTTCCAGTCCTGTTCCTATCCTCCAATGTGATCGGCAAAGTATTCGAGGGATTCTACGGTTTGGACATAGCACAAGCCTTGGATGCAGGGGATTACTTTGTCCAAAAGGAACTAAAAGCGGAGAAGAGGAATCTATTAGAAAAAGGGAAATTACTCCGCAATCTGGTCCGAAATGAAAAACCGAGCACGGGACTTTTAACTCATAGAGCGAACGAACTAGATCTGATCTCCAATCCCGCATTTTACGTGGGTTGGTTCGAAAAGAAAACGGCTATCTTGGAGAACCGAGCCTTAAAATTGCCGAACCATCAATTCGAATTTTCTCCAACGGGAGAAGAAGGGATCTCCGATAGTCTGGCTGTATATCCAAATCTGGCATATTATCTTATTAAGATACCGTCCCAGGATCCTGAAAAATTCCTTCTATTAGGAAAGCGTGTTTTTATAGGAGAAGAAGAGAAGGCTTATTCCCTACTAAATACCAGAAAGAACTACCTAACAGCGGACCTGACCAAGGAAAAACTCCCCTATGAGATCCGTCTTACCTTAAGCCTTCTAGTTATAGTTACCTTTCTTCTATCCATCTTCTTCTCATTATTATTCGCAAGAAAGATCTCGAGGCCCATCATAGATCTTGCAAACGCCACGCAAAAAGTTTCCTTGGGAGATACGGATATCAACCTTCCTCTCAGAGAAGGAGGAGAAATAGGGGCCCTAGTCGAATCCTTCAATCAGATGGTAAAAGATCTAAAATCCAAGAATGAAGAGCTCATGCACACGCAAAGGATCGCAGCTTGGAAAGAAGTGGCCCAGAGAATGGCTCACGAGATCAAGAATCCACTTACACCGATCCAACTCTCAGCGGAAAGAATTCGTAGAAAATTGAACAGCAATGTCCCAATGGAATTCCAAGAGATCGTTACTAAGGGTACCGAAACCATTGTGGGTCAGGTAAAGATCCTAGAACATCTAGTAAATGAATTCTCCGAGTTCGCTAGAATGCCGACGCCTAGACTGATCAACCAACATCTAGAACCTCTCGTTATGGAAAGTTCTAAGTTATTCGAACATACCCCCGGCATCCATATAGAATTGAACTTCACCAAGAACCTTCCTGAAATATTCATCGATAAGAAACTATTCTTGGGAGTCATGAATAACCTCTTCAAGAATGCATTGGAAGCGATCGAGAAGAAGAAGGCGAAAGGGGAATTGGATCCTTCTCAAGGAAAAATACGTATCACTACGAAACTGGACAGAAGGATCATGAGAAGGTCCGTAGTATTACTCGTAGAAGATAACGGGATCGGGATCTCTAACGAATATAGATCCAAGGTATTCGAACCGTACTATTCCACAAAAGACAAACATACTTCTGGCATAGGGCTCGCAATTGTCCAAAAAACTGTGATTGACCATAACGGTCATATTTCCGTAGATTCTTCTGAACTCGGTGGTTGCAAGTTTAGGATAGAACTTCCGGTAGCGTAAATGAGAATCTTCATAGTAGACGACGAACCTGAAATTCGAAAATCCTTAAAGGACATCCTGGAAGATGAGAATTACGAAGTAGAACATTTCTCTTCCGGAAAGAATTTCCTAAAGCATCTTAAGATAGAAAGACCGAGTCTTGTACTTTTGGATGTTTGGCTCGGAAAAGAAGACGGACTGAATATCCTAGATGAATGCAAGAAGATCTATCCAACCGTTCCTATTGTAATGATCTCCGGTCATGGAACGATAGAACTCGCAGTCCAGGCTACCAAAAAAGGGGCCTTGAACTTCTTAGAGAAACCTCTCTCTATCGCAAAAGTCCTCGAAGCAGTCGAAGAAGCCTTGGTCTATTCGGAAAGATCTGAATCTCCCGAGATCAAACTGGAATACGATGAGATCTTAGGAAATTCTTCCGCCATCCAAAAAGTAAAATTCTCGATCGCACAGGCGGCGGCTACCAACGCAAGAGTGTTTATCTACGGAGAGAACGGAACCGGCAAGGAACTCGTTGCAAGGACCATATTCCAAAACTCTAAAAGAAGGGAGCAACCGTTCGTAGAGATCAACTGCGCCGCACTTCCCGAAGAATTGATCGAATCCGAACTTTTCGGATATGTAAAAGGAGCCTTTACCGGAGCAAGTGAGACTAGAATTGGTAAATTCGAAGCGGCAAATGGTGGGACTCTATTCTTAGACGAGATCTGTGATATGTCCTTATCCACACAGGCAAAAGTGCTCCGTATTCTACAGGAACAGAGATTCGAGAAATTGGGAAGCACGGAGCAAGTTTCCGTGGATGTGAGAGTGATTGCAGCCACCAATATCCCTGTAGAAGACGCGATCAAAGAAGGAAAGTTCAGAGAGGATCTCTACTATCGATTGAATGTGATCCCGATCGTGATCCCGCCTCTTAGAGATAGAAAATCGGATATTCCTTTATTAGTGGATTATTATGTACGACATACGATAGAAGAGAATAATCTTCCAGCTAAAAAGATCGAGAAAGAAGCGCTTTCTATCCTGGAAAACCATTTTTGGCCGGGGAATATCAGAGAGCTCAAGAACGTAGTAGAAAGACTTTGCATCATGACCGTGGGAGAGATCATCCGGGCCCAGGACGTAAAGGACTCCCTGAAAGGATTCGTAAAAGCAAACGATCTGGTAGAGAAGGGAGACTTCAAGAGAGCGAAAGAAGAATTCGAAAAGCAATATATCCTCAAGACATTGCAAATGAATGAAGGAAATGTCTCCAAGACCTCCAAATCCCTAGGAATAGAACGATCCCATTTATATAGAAAGATGAAATCCTTAGGCATACAATCGGAGGACGTCCATGAGTAAGCCTGGCATCTTAAAAGAACTGAAAGGGATCTTGCAAGATCTGAAATTCCTGATCCAGACCGATCAATTTCCCATTTTCAGAAAGCAAGGAGAAGTGGACCCAAACGATCTCGACCTAAATTGGAAGGAATCTTGGAATTGGCCCTTGGCTTCTTCTTCCAAACAAGCAGTTTCTATGCCTGGGATCCAAGTGCGAACGCCGGTCAAAAAGGACGATCGAAATTTCACCTGCAAACTTTGTCCGGATCGATTGAGCGCAGTCCGTCATTTCCTCATTAGAGGCAGAAAGAAAATATTAGTTTTGCATTATACAGGAGAGACCATCTCCGGAAAGGAATCCTATGTGAAGACGAATGCTCTGAAGACCTTTCGGACTGCAGAGGCGGAAGATCTATTCGATAGGATGATCCAAAAGGTGTTCGGATTCACTATGAAGGAATTCTATTACCAAGAATTCCCAGGCTGCTTGTTCTCCCAGGACAGATCCGAAGAATCGGATTGGAAAAGAAGAACGGAGAACTGCAAGACCCAAGTGCAGGAAACAGTGC
Proteins encoded:
- the hprK gene encoding HPr(Ser) kinase/phosphatase; its protein translation is MSVPGINVSNILKDHPELGLQLIAGENGLQNRIHSSEINRPGLSLTGFYESFAHDRIQIFGKGEWAYISSKQGQDLENLASEFFHFHLNCIIFTHGNTPPPIFVEYCNRLNIPLLGSDVSTHKFITLISQILDRSLAPRTMRHGVLIEVFGIGILLSGKSGVGKSETALELIERGHRLVADDMVEIRRLSESYLIGTCSDLLRHHMEIRGLGILNIKDIFGIGSVRDHKLIELIINLEEWTEEKEFDRTGLENRTEEVLGVNIPLIKLPVRPGRNIPIIVETAAMNQRLKKLGKNAAAEFSQKLNIYLQQGKVERNPPQN
- a CDS encoding HPr family phosphocarrier protein, which translates into the protein MKEIHLKINENSSGMHARPASVFVNCAAKYSCDVLVSKDGVEVNGKSIMGLMMLALAPGQEFSIKTEGAQEEEAASALAKLVEGDFAV
- a CDS encoding LIC_11548 family sensor histidine kinase, whose product is MSWFPFRNEENRYYLRDLFILSGVICIAIILAELISFRNSSGIAFVDRVLIYVYYTVPLVILFLTVSYVYRNRRNLETGRLRSSIRYRLSLSFLFIAMLPSFPVLFLSSNVIGKVFEGFYGLDIAQALDAGDYFVQKELKAEKRNLLEKGKLLRNLVRNEKPSTGLLTHRANELDLISNPAFYVGWFEKKTAILENRALKLPNHQFEFSPTGEEGISDSLAVYPNLAYYLIKIPSQDPEKFLLLGKRVFIGEEEKAYSLLNTRKNYLTADLTKEKLPYEIRLTLSLLVIVTFLLSIFFSLLFARKISRPIIDLANATQKVSLGDTDINLPLREGGEIGALVESFNQMVKDLKSKNEELMHTQRIAAWKEVAQRMAHEIKNPLTPIQLSAERIRRKLNSNVPMEFQEIVTKGTETIVGQVKILEHLVNEFSEFARMPTPRLINQHLEPLVMESSKLFEHTPGIHIELNFTKNLPEIFIDKKLFLGVMNNLFKNALEAIEKKKAKGELDPSQGKIRITTKLDRRIMRRSVVLLVEDNGIGISNEYRSKVFEPYYSTKDKHTSGIGLAIVQKTVIDHNGHISVDSSELGGCKFRIELPVA
- a CDS encoding sigma-54-dependent transcriptional regulator; this translates as MRIFIVDDEPEIRKSLKDILEDENYEVEHFSSGKNFLKHLKIERPSLVLLDVWLGKEDGLNILDECKKIYPTVPIVMISGHGTIELAVQATKKGALNFLEKPLSIAKVLEAVEEALVYSERSESPEIKLEYDEILGNSSAIQKVKFSIAQAAATNARVFIYGENGTGKELVARTIFQNSKRREQPFVEINCAALPEELIESELFGYVKGAFTGASETRIGKFEAANGGTLFLDEICDMSLSTQAKVLRILQEQRFEKLGSTEQVSVDVRVIAATNIPVEDAIKEGKFREDLYYRLNVIPIVIPPLRDRKSDIPLLVDYYVRHTIEENNLPAKKIEKEALSILENHFWPGNIRELKNVVERLCIMTVGEIIRAQDVKDSLKGFVKANDLVEKGDFKRAKEEFEKQYILKTLQMNEGNVSKTSKSLGIERSHLYRKMKSLGIQSEDVHE